Part of the Ruania alba genome is shown below.
CCAAGGAAGGATGCCCCGTCTCGGGTGCGCTCAAGGCCACCCCGATCACCCTGACGGCGTCCCTCGCCTCCTGACCGCAGGCACCATCACGGCCGGTCCGCCTCTGGCGGGCCGGCCGTCTCCTTGGAGCGTGCCGCCGGACCACCATCGGGCCCATGGACCGGGTCCGGAGCCGCCGTGACCTCGTCCAGTTGTTCTCGGAACCAGTTCGCGGTGAACTGGCCGGAGGCGATTCCGAAACTGAGCGTCGCGCGCTGGTACTCGGCGATGTCCTGGTATCCGTCCGGGACCTCTACTGTCTCGAGGCGCTGCTCGAGAGCCTCGAGGCCGGCAACGTCTGAGTCGATCCGGTCGACGATCAGGCGGAGCACCGCGACGCGTTCCGCTGGTGCGACGAGGCCGAGGAAGAACTGCCTCGGAAGGACGGCCGTCTCGAGGTCGGGGCCGACGATCTCGCTGGTCATCCAACGCCGGAACGCGGCACCGCCGGCGTCTGTGACGCCGTACACCTTCTTGCCTCGCGCACCTTCCTCTGTGCTGACCACTTCGATCAGACCGTCCGCGAGTAACCCGTCCAATGCGCGCTTGATGCTGCCGGAGCTGGCGCTGTAGAACAGCGACGGGCCGGCCTCGAACGCCTTGACGAGCCCGTAGAGACTCTGCGGACCAATCAGGAGCAAGCCAAGGATCACGTGAGCCATGCGGACACGCTAACACCCTTGACTCTCGTAGACATATCTACTAGACCTGTCTACGAGACATGCCAAGGAGGTATGGATGACCCCGCCCGACACTCTCGACCGGCTGCACGCCGGCCTCGAACGCCTCACCCGCCGCCGCGCACCAATGCCGGCGCCGCAAGTCCTCGTTCGCACCCCGGACTGGGATTTCACCTTCGGGGAGCACGATCGTCCGTTCCATTCGGCGAGCATCAGCAAAGTGCTCGCGGCCACTCTGGTGACCATGCTCGTCGAACGAGGAGATCTCGACTTCGACACACCTCTCGGTGCCCTGCTGCCGGCATCCGACACCGATCCACTGCCGGCCGCTCCCGGCGTCGACATCGCGTCTGAGGTGACCGTCGACCACCTGCTCTCCCACACCAGCGGATTGCCGGACTACTTCGTCACCTCACGCGGCCATGACACCGCCTGCTCGGCCCGGACGCTCACCACCGATCCCGATCGGCTCTGGACCGTGCCAGAGATTCTCGCCTCGACACGGAACCTCCCACCGGTCGGCCGCCCCGGGGAACGCTTCTGCTACTCGGACACCGGCTACACGCTGCTCGGCAGAATCACCGAGGAGATCACCGGCACGCGATTCGAGACGGCGTTGCGCGAGCACGTCTTCGACCGGTGTGGGATGAGTACGACGTCAACGCCCCATGGCGACGCCACAGTGCCCGCCGACCTCGCCCAGCTGGACATCGTGCCCATGTGGATCCGCGGTCACGAACTCAGCCGTGCACTGTGCCTGAGCGCCGGCCGCGCCGACGGCGGCATCGTGACCATCCCGGCTGATCTGATGCGGTTCCAGGAGGCACTCCACACCGGACAGCTCATCACCAGGGACCACCTCGACCGCATGCGGCGGCCTCGGAACCGGTTCCGGCGTGGCATCCACTACGGCGCGGGCATGGCCACCATCAAGTTCGGCGAGTTCGCCCCGCCGTTCTTGCGCGGCGTTGCAGAGCCGGCCGGTGGCATCGGGCTCTCCGCCACCCACATGTTCTACTATCCGCAGCAGCGCGCGCACGTCATACTGAACTTCCACTCCACCCGCGCGATGAGTCAGAGCTTTCGATTCCACATCACCCTCGCCCGGCTGATCTCGCGGCCCGCGATGAGCGTAGGAGGCTGAGCCGTATGCACATCTCCACCGGCCACTGGGCGGCGTTCGGCGGCGGCGTGCTCGGCGCGAACTGCGTGCCGCACCTGGTCACCGCCGCACGGCGGGGACGGATGCTCACCCCGATCGCCGGCGAGGACTCCGGTCCCACCGCGAACCTCGCCTGGGGCGCGATCAACCTGACGGCGAGCGTGGCCCTTGCCGTCAGCGCCCACCGGCGGCTCGACCGGCGTGCAGAGGGTGCCGTGGCATGCGCGGCAGGAGCCGCCACGTTCGGCCTCTGGGCCTGGGCGTACGAGACCTGGTCGCACTGAGTCCGGTCGCGGCGAGCCCCGCAGCGGTCAGGACGGCGGCGGAACCCAGCCGGTCTCAGCCGCCCAGGCCCGCATCCGCGGCCACGCGTGGTCGAACCATGGCTCTTTTGCCTCGGCGTAGTCGCCGGTGGTCTCGCACCGGTCGACCAGCTCCCGCTTGAGCCTCGCGTACTCTGCGCGGGCCCCGGTGTCCGCGCGCAGCCAGTCCCGGAACAACAGCGCGAACTGCCACCCCGGTCCGTCACGCACGCGCACGTGCAGATTCACGGGCCGGCCAGGGTCGGCGTTGGCATGGAAGCGCTTGGGCCACACCTCCGCCGGCACGCCATCCTTGGCTGAGTCCCACCAGTGCCCGGGCAGGCGCGGGAAACCCGCCAGGTGAAGCGCCTCCGACAGGTGATCGGCGGCATCCAGGTCCGCGACGCCCAGCTGGAGGTCGAGCACGTCCTTGGCCACCAGACCGGGCACCGAGGTCGAACCGATGTGGTGGGCGCTGCGGATCGCGGGTCCCCCGGCGAGGCGCAGCCGTTCGAGCAGATCCTCGGCCTGTGCCGACCAGTCCCGTGGCGCCCCCGGGTCGGCGACGACCGCTGGGGCCGATGGACGGTCGGCCCGGCGGCCGTCCCGCACATTCTGAGCGTATGGCGCAATCCGCTCAGACCAGACGCACTGTACCTGCGCCACCGTCTGCTCGGGGGTGCCCTCGTTGTCGATCCACACGTCGGCCACGCGACGCCGGGCGTCGTCGTCAGCCTGGGCCGCCATCCGTGCGCTGGCAGCGCTGGTGTCCATGTCGCGGTCCCGTGCCAACCGTTCCAGTCGAACACGCTCGGAGGCTCCAACGACGATCACGAGGTGATGGTCCCTGGCCAGGTCGTTCTCCACCAGCAGCGGGATGTCGTGAACCACCACTGAACCGGCGGCGATGGTAGCCACTCGCGTCTCGGCTGCCTCCCGTACCCGGGGGTGCACGATCGCATTCAGCCGCGCGCGGGCTTTCGGGTCACCGAACACCAGCTCGGCCAGCGCTGGCCGGTCGAGCGCTCCGTCGGGCCCGAGAACCTGTGCACCGAACTCAGCCACCACCTCGGCCAGCCCATCGGTGCCCGGAGCAATGACCTCCCGTGCGAGCACATCGGAGTCCACCACGACGGCGCCCCTCGCCTCGAGCAGTCGTGCCACGCTGGACTTGCCCGCACCGATGCCTCCCGTGAGGCCGATGCTCAGGGCGTGCGTCATGACACGCTCCCGCTCGTCGCCGTGAGGTCGGGCCGCGGGTCGAGGGCCTCCTCGAGGACCACGTGCAGTGCACGGGCGATGCTCGCCAGGTCCAGCTGCTCGGTGGCAGGCACGTGCACGAATCCGGCACGCCGCCGGCCCGGTTCGGTCTCCGCCCACGCTGAGGCCCGGTAGAAGACGGCGTTGCAGACGTAGGTCCCCGCCGTCATCGACAGAACGGCTGGAATGTCGGCGGCGTGGAGCGCAACGAGCGCTCGCTTGACCGGGAGCGACGTCCACAGGCCCGTCGGGCCGCCATCGACCACGGCGACCTCCGCCGGCTGCGCGCCGTCGTTGTCCGGGATCGGTGCATCGCACAGGTTCACCGCCAGTCGTTCCAGGCTGATCCCTGGTCGCGCAGCGGCCAGGCCGGTGGCCACGACGAGCGTGGGCTCGTACTCGGCCAACAGACGTTCCAGACGCTCTGCGGCTCGCTCGTAGGAGACGGGGAGCTGCGCCGTCACCAGCCGTTCCGGGCGACGCCATTGCTCGGCGACGAGCCGGACGGCATCGATCGACGGGTTGGTGCGGGCACCGTCGAACGGTTCGAATCCGGTGAGGAGGACGGTCGCGGGTTCGGCCACGTGCCTACCCTACGGCCCGTCTGACCTAGCATCCGCAGTCTGATTCATTCCCGCCGCTCGGTCAGACTGCCGCCACTGGGTCAGACGACGGTCGACACAACGACACCGGCCCGCCACCTTCGCGAGGTGACGGGCCGGTGATCGATCATCCGGTCAGTTGCCGGTGAGCTTCTCGCGAAGCGCGGCGAGCGCCTCGTCCGAGGCGAGCGTGCCGCCACCCTCGACCGGGGCCGAGGTGTAGGAGGACTCGGCCGCGGGCTCGGAGGAGCTGCTGCCGCTGCTGGCCGGGGCGGGTGCCGCGGCAGACTCGGCGTCGGCCTCGATGGCGCGCTGGACCTGAGCCTTGTGGGCCTCCCAGCGAGCGTGCGCCTTCGCGTACTGCTCTTCCCAGGCCTCGCGCTGGGTCTCGTACCCCTCGAGCCACTCGTTGGTCTCCGGGTCGAAGCCCTCCGGGTACTTGTAGTTGCCCTGCTCGTCGTACTCCGCGGCCATGCCGTACAGCGACGGGTCGAAGTCGTCCCCGGCGAGGTCGACTCCATCGTTGGCCTGCTTCAGCGAGAGCGAGATCCGGCGACGCTCCAGGTCGATGTCGATCACCTTGACGAAGACCTCGTCGTCGACCTTCGCGACCTGCTCGGGCACCTCGACGTGGCGCTGGGCCAGCTCGGAGATGTGCACCAGGCCCTCGATGCCGTCCTCGACGCGCACGAACGCACCGAACGGCACCAGCTTGGTGACCTTACCCGGCACGACCTGGCCGATGGCGTGGGTCCGGGCGAAGGCCTGCCACGGGTCCTCCTGCGTGGCCTTCAGCGAGAGTGAGACCCGTTCACGGTCGAAGTCCACGTCGAGCACCTCGACGGTGACCTCCTGGCCGACCTCCACGATCTCGTTCGGGTGGTCGATGTGCTTCCAGGACAGTTCGGAGACGTGCACCAATCCGTCCACGCCGCCGAGGTCCACGAACGCACCGAAGTTGACGATCGAGGAGACCACACCGGGGCGCACCTGACCCTTCTGCAGGGTCTGCAGGAAGGTGGAGCGCACCTCGGACTGGGTCTGCTCCAACCAGGCGCGGCGAGAGAGGACCACGTTGTTGCGGTTCTTGTCGAGCTCGATGATCTTGGCCTCGATCTCCTGGCCGATGTACGGCTGGAGGTCGCGGACACGGCGCATCTCCACCAGCGAGGCGGGCAGGAAGCCACGCAGGCCGATGTCGAGGATCAGGCCGCCCTTGACGACCTCGATGACGGTGCCGGTGACGACGCCGTCCTCTTCCTTGATCTTCTCGATGGTGCCCCAGGCACGCTCGTACTGTGCGCGCTTCTTGGACAGGAGTAGACGGCCCTCCTTGTCCTCCTTCTGGAGAACGAGAGCTTCGACCGCGTCTCCGACAGCCACGACCTCGTCGGGGTCGACGTCGTGCTTGATGGAGAGCTCGCGCGAAAGGATGACGCCTTCGGTCTTGTAACCGATGTCGAGGAGAACCTCGTCGCGGTCGACCTTGACGACCGTGCCCTCGACGATGTCACCGTCATTGAAGTACTTGATGGTCGCGTCGACGGCTGCGAGGAAATCTTCTTCCGAGCCGATGTCGTTGACCGCGACCTGCGGTGCGTTCGTCGTGGCCGGGCTGGTGATAGTCATTGAGTGTTGGACTCCGTTGCGGACAGGGATAGTGGGGTACAGGGACGTGCGCGAGGATCGCTCGCAAGGCACACGTGAGAACCCACGATCTCCGGTGGGCGGGTGATCCGACGATCTGAATCTCGCCAGTTTCTTCACCCCGCACCCGGTGTGGGCGCAGGAACGCACGAATGACCTCGGTAATCCTACCCCGCCCGTGGAACTGCTGGCAAAGTGCCTCGTCAGTGCTGCTGGCGGCGGTCACGGGGCCTCGCACGGCGGCGCGCAACAGGCATGATGGCCGGATGCAGACAGCGGGCGACGAGCACGGCGACGAGCGCCTCGCCAGTGCCGGATTCCACCAGGTCGATGCCGCAACGAGCCAAGACGCCGCCGCCGCCAACGCGCGGTGGTGGAGCGAGACCGCCGAGGAGTACCTGGACGAGCACGGCGCCTTCCTGGGGCCGGCCGACTTCTGCTGGTGTCCGGAAGGGGTGCGGGAGTCCGAAGCGGGGCTGCTGGGACCACTCAGCTCGCTGCGTGGACAGCGCGTGCTGGAGATCGGCGCCGGTGCCGCCCAGTGCTCACGGTGGCTCCGCCGTCACGGGGTGGATGCCCTGGCCACCGACGTGGCGCCGGGAATGGCCGAAGCGGCCGCCCGGCTGGACGCAGAGACGGGCATCGACGTGCCCTTCCTGACTGCGGACGCCCGGGAGCTTCCGCTGGCCGACGCGGCGTTCGACGTGGTCTTCACGGCCTTCGGCGCGATCCCGTTCGTGCCGGACTCCGGTCGTGTGCATGCGGAGGCCGCTCGGGTGCTGCGTCCGGGCGGACGCTGGGTCTGCTCCGTGACCCACCCGGTCCGTTGGGCCTTCCCGGACGATCCGACCAGTGCGGGCCTGACGGCGGTGCGTTCCTACTTCGACCGCACTCCGTACAGCGAGGTGGACGCCACCGGTCGGCACGTCTACGCCGAGTTCCACCGGACCGTCGGCGATCACGTCCGCGAGCTGGTCGCCGCCGGATTCGACGTGCTGGACCTGGTGGAACCGGAGTGGCCGGCGCAGAACACCAACGTGTGGGGCGGATGGGGACCCGAGCGCGGCGAGTTCCTGCCCGGCACGTTGATCCTGGTGGCTCGACGGCGCACCAGGTGACGGTGCCCGGTCAGTGCCCGGCGTCGCGCCAGTTCGACCCGGTTCCCACGCTCACCTCGAGCGGCACGGCCAGGTCAGCCGCCGCGCCCATCTGCTCCCGTAGCACGGCCTCAGCCACCTCAGCCTCGCCGGGCGCGACCTCCACGACGAGCTCGTCGTGCACCTGAAGCAACAGACGTGAGCGGAGATTCTGCTCGGTGAACGCGGCCTGCACCCCGATCATCGCCACCTTGATCAGGTCCGCGGCGCTGCCCTGGATCGGGGCGTTGAGTGCCATCCGCTCGGCCATCTCACGCCGCTGCCGGTTGTCGCTGGTCAGGTCGGGCAGGTACCGACGGCGGCCGAGGATCGTCTCTGTGTAGCCGTTCACCCGGGCACCGTCCACCACGGAGGCGAGGTAGTCGCGAACACCGCCGAACCGTTCGAAGTACTCCTCCATCAGCCCGCGTGCCTCACCGGTATCGATCTTGAGCTGGCGGGACAGGCCGAAGGCGCTGAGTCCATACGCCAGTCCGTAGGACATCGCCTTGATCTTGGACCTCATCGAGGCGGTCACGGCCTCGGGGGCGACGTCGAACACGCGCGAACCGACGAACGAGTGCAGGTCCTCTCCGGACCGGAACGCCTCGATGAGGCCGTCGTCCCCGGAGAGGTGGGCCATGATCCGCATCTCGATCTGGGAGTAGTCCGCGGTGAGCAGCGACTCGTACCCCGCGCCCACCACGAAGGCCGCGCGGATCCGGTGCCCTTCCTCGGTACGGATCGGGATGTTCTGCAGGTTGGGGTCCGCGGAGGAGAGCCGCCCCGTGGCCGCGATCGTCTGCGAGTAGGTGGTGTGGATGCGTCCGTCCGGGGCGACCGTACGCAGCAGGCCCTCCACGGTCTGCCGGAGCCGGATCTGGTCCCGATGGGTGAGCAAGTGCTCCAGGAACGGGTGTTCGGTCTTGGTGTACAGGTCGGCGAGCGCGTCGGCGTCGGTGGTGTATCCGGTCTTCGTCTTGCGCGTCTTCGGCATCTCGAGATCGCCGAAGAGCACCTCCTGGAGCTGTTTCGGGGAGCTGAGGTTCACCTCGCGTCCGATGACCTCATACGCCTGCGACGCGGCGTCACGCACGCGCTGGTCGAACTCACGCTCCAGCCCACGCAGATACTCGGAGTCTGCGCCGATACCGGCCTTCTCCATCTGAGCCAGCACATCGGCCACCGGCAGCTCGAGATCGGTGAGCAATGCCCCCGAGGCACGGTCGTTCAACTGATCAGTGAGCACCACAGCGAGCTCGACCACCGCGGCAGCACGCACCGCACTGAGCTCGGCCTCGTCCGGACCGTCGAGCACCAGCATCTGCTGGGCGCCGTCGGAGCCTTCGGTACGCAACTCGCGACCGAGGAACCGGACGGTGAGGTCGGCCAGCGCATAGGAACGCTGATCCGGGTGGCACAGATAGGCGGCGGTGGCGGTGTCGAAGCTCACGCCGGCGAGGACCAGCCCACGCCCGTCCAAGCAGTGCCAGCCCGCTTTGGCGTCGTGCAGGACCTTCTCCCGGCCCGGATCGGCGAGCCAGGTCGCCAGGGCGGACTCGTCGTCGGGGGTGATCTCGGTCAGGTCCACGGTCAGGACCGCGCCGCCCTCGGCTGCTACGGCCATCCCCCACGCATCACCGGCGCCGGAGGCGACGGTGCCACGAACATCCACACCGACCCGGCCGGTGGCATGGGTATCCAGCCACTCCTGCAACCCTCCGGGCGTCAGCGCCGTGACGTCGAGGTCGAACGACTCGGCCGTCGCGGACTCCGCGTCGCCGGCATCCATCTCGAAGAGTCGGTCGCGCAGCACCCGGAACTCGAGCGCATCGAACACCTGGTGCACCTTCTCGCGCTCAAAGGCCCGCCGGGGCAGATCATCCAGCCCGACCGGGAGCTCCATGTCCCGCAGCAACTGGTTCAGCTGTCGGTTCAGCAGCACCTGGTCCAGGTGGTCCCGGAGTGACTGGCCGGCCTTGCCGGTGATCGACGGCGCATCAGTGACAATGCCCTCGAGTCCCTCATGGGCGAGGATCCACTTGGCCGCGGTCTTCGGTCCCACACCCGGGACGCCGGGCAGGTTGTCGCTGGTCTCCCCCACCAGAGCCGCGAGGTCGCTGTACTGCGCCGGGGACACCCCGTACTTCTCCTGCACCGCGGCCGGTGTCATCCGGACCAGGTCGGAGACACCCTTGCGCGGATACAGCACCGTGACCGACTCGTTGACGAGTTGATACGTGTCCCGATCGCCGGAACAGATGAGCACGTCATACCCAGCTGCCTCCGCCTGCGTGGCCAGCGTGGCCAGGATGTCGTCGGCTTCGAAGCCCTCCCGGCCCAGCGTGGTGATCCCGAGTGCCGCGAGCACCTCCTCGATCAGCGGGATCTGTCCCCGGAACTCCTGGGGCGTCTCGTCCCTGGTGCCCTTGTAGTCCGCGTAGGTCTCCTTCCGGAACGTCTGGCTGGAGACGTCGAAGGCCACCGCTACGTGCGTGGGATCCTCATCCCGGAGCAGGTTGATGAGCATCGAGGTGAAGCCGTAGACGGCGTTCGTCGTCTGCCCGGTGGTCGTGGAGAAGTTCTCAGCAGGGAGGGCGAAGAAGGCACGGTAGGCCATCGAGTGCCCGTCGATGAGCAGGAGCCGGGGTCGCGCAGTGTCACTCACACCTGACAGCCTAGGCTGCATGACCGACACTTCCGATTCAGCGCTGACCGAGCCGACCGATCTCACCGCGTGGGACCTCCGCGGCACACTCGTGGAGAAGCTCGGGATCGAGCTGCTGGAGACACGTCCGGAACGAGCCGTCGGGCGGATGCCTGTCGACGGGAACACCCAACCGGCAGGCCTGCTGCACGGGGGCGCCTCGGCTGCGCTCGCGGAGACCCTCGCCTCGATCGCGGCGACGTTGCATGCCGGGCGCGGACGGGCCGCCGTCGGGCTGGACCTGAACGCCACCCATCACCGGGCGGTACGCACCGGGTGGGTGCGCGGTACGGCGCAGGCGCTGCACCTGGGCCGGACGACAGCCGCCTATGAGATCGCAGTGCTCGAAGAAGGGTCTGACCGGCGCGTCTGTACCGCACGGTTGACGTGCATGCTCCTCGACTCGGCCTGAGAACGCTCCACCAGCGCAGTGAGGTCCACGCCGCGCGCAGGAGTCTCCGGCAGTCCCCTGCTACGCCGTCGACGTGCAATGAGCTCATCCAACCCTCGGGTGCGCCGTTCCCTCGTGGCCGACGGCGCGAGTTCGAGACGCCGCAGCACCGAGGCCGTCTCGGCCACGCGGCGGGAACCGGCCGGGGAGAAGCCGAGGCCGGAGAAGAATCGCTGCTCGCTCCGGGCACCGGTGAGGGGCACGGTGACGATGCGCTCGGCACCGTGCCGGGCCGCCTCGATCGCGCCCTGCTGCATCAGCGCCCGGCCGGCACCCTGGCGACGGTGGTCACCGTGCACGTAGAGCGCCTCCACCTGGAGGTAGGGCACGTCACACAGCAGTCCCGGTGAAACACACTGCAGTAAGGCAAGGCCGATCAGCTCGGAATCGACCTCGGCGATCACGAGCCTGCTCTCCGGCATCTCGAACCATGCGCGTAGGTGCGTCTCGAGGCCCGCCACCTCAGGCGCCACGAACTGAGGGCCGAGCGGGGAATCAGCCCGCGCGGACCGCACCAGCGGCAGGACCGCTGCCAGATCGGACGGTTCGGCGAGCCGGGCGCGCACGGCGGAGAGCTTCACCACACTCGCACCTCCCGCTCATGGACGGACGTCGTGGCACACACTACGCCCGAACACCGAAGGTCGGGAGTGCGGGGCACAGATGCGGCGGGTGTTACTTGGAGCCGACCTGGTCGATCACGGCGTCGGCGACCTCACGCATCGTGAGGCGGCGGTCCATCGACGTCTTCTGGATCCAGCGGAAGGCCTCGGGCTCGCTCAGGCCCATCTTGGTCATCAGCAGCCCCTTCGCCCGGTCCACCCGCTTGCGGGTCTCGAACCGGTCCGTCAGGTCCGCGACCTCGGACTCCAGCGCTGCGATCTCTTGGTGCCTGGAGAGGGCAATCTCCAAGGCAGGCAGCAGGTCACCCGGGGTGAACGGCTTCACCACGTAGGCCATCGCACCGGCGTCGCGTGCCCGCTCGACGAGCTCGGTCTGGGAGAACGCGGTGAGGAGCACGACCGGCGCGATCCGCGCCTTGGTGATCCGCTCAGCAGCCGAGATGCCATCAAGCACCGGCATCTTGACGTCCATCACGACGATGTCCGGCTTGAGCTCGGTCGCCAGAGCAACAGCGGTCTCACCGTCACCGGCCTCACCGACCACCTCGTAGCCGGCCTCGGCCAGCGTCTCGACGACGTCGAGCCGGATGAGCGCCTCGTCTTCAGCGACCACAGCCCGGCGGGCCGTTCGCGCCTTCGGGGCCTCCTCAGGCGCGCTCTCCGGCAGTTCAAGGTCGAGCAGGTCGGGGTTGTTCGTCTCCGGCGTCCCGCCGGTGGTCTCATCCGTCACAGAGTGATCCTAACGTGCGCATACCGGACAGTGCCCCGTCCCGGACTCGAACCGGGACGCCCGTGAGGGCAGCCGGGTTTGAGCCGACCGCGTCTGCCTATTCCGCCAACGGGGCGTCGCAGCCCGCCAACAGGCTGCGGTCGGCTATCTTAGCGTGCCTGCGGGACGTGGCTGAACACGAGAGACATCAACCCGGCAGGGGGTCGCGCGCGATCGGGCAGGTCATGCAGTGTCCGCCGCCACGTCCCCGGCCGAGTTCGGCGCCGCGAATCTCGATCACCTGGATTCCTGCGTCACGCAGCAGCGCATTCGTCACGGTGTTCCGATCGTAGGTGAACACCACTCCGGGTTCGACGGCCACCGCATTGTTGCCGCTGTCCCACTGCTGCCGCTCCGAGGCATAGGCGTCCCCACCCGTCTCGATCACCCGCAGCGCCGGCAGCCCCATGGCACGGGCGACCACGTCAACGAAACTGCCCACCCCCTCGTCCCGCACCTCCAGCCCCGGCGCGGTCTCACAGGGGTACAGGCTGAACGTGCGCACGCCGTCCATGATCGCCGGGTACACGGTCACCACGTCACGGTCGGCAAACGTGAACACGGTGTCCAGGTGCATCGCGGCCCGCAGCTTCGGCATCCCCGCCACCACCACCTGCCGCGCCGCTCCGGCGTCGAACAGCACCCGGGTGAGCTGGGTGATCGCTTGGCGCGACGTCCGCTCCCCCATCCCGAGGAGCACCACCCCGTCTCCCACTGGCATCACGTCACCACCCTCGAGGGTCGCCTGGCGCCAGTCCAGTTCGGGATCGCCCCACCAGATGCGGTCGGCGGAGAAGTCCGGGTGGAAGCTGTAGATCGCCTTCATCAGCAGTGTCTCGCCCCGTCGAGCGGGCCA
Proteins encoded:
- a CDS encoding helix-turn-helix transcriptional regulator; this encodes MAHVILGLLLIGPQSLYGLVKAFEAGPSLFYSASSGSIKRALDGLLADGLIEVVSTEEGARGKKVYGVTDAGGAAFRRWMTSEIVGPDLETAVLPRQFFLGLVAPAERVAVLRLIVDRIDSDVAGLEALEQRLETVEVPDGYQDIAEYQRATLSFGIASGQFTANWFREQLDEVTAAPDPVHGPDGGPAARSKETAGPPEADRP
- a CDS encoding serine hydrolase domain-containing protein, producing the protein MTPPDTLDRLHAGLERLTRRRAPMPAPQVLVRTPDWDFTFGEHDRPFHSASISKVLAATLVTMLVERGDLDFDTPLGALLPASDTDPLPAAPGVDIASEVTVDHLLSHTSGLPDYFVTSRGHDTACSARTLTTDPDRLWTVPEILASTRNLPPVGRPGERFCYSDTGYTLLGRITEEITGTRFETALREHVFDRCGMSTTSTPHGDATVPADLAQLDIVPMWIRGHELSRALCLSAGRADGGIVTIPADLMRFQEALHTGQLITRDHLDRMRRPRNRFRRGIHYGAGMATIKFGEFAPPFLRGVAEPAGGIGLSATHMFYYPQQRAHVILNFHSTRAMSQSFRFHITLARLISRPAMSVGG
- the coaE gene encoding dephospho-CoA kinase; this translates as MTHALSIGLTGGIGAGKSSVARLLEARGAVVVDSDVLAREVIAPGTDGLAEVVAEFGAQVLGPDGALDRPALAELVFGDPKARARLNAIVHPRVREAAETRVATIAAGSVVVHDIPLLVENDLARDHHLVIVVGASERVRLERLARDRDMDTSAASARMAAQADDDARRRVADVWIDNEGTPEQTVAQVQCVWSERIAPYAQNVRDGRRADRPSAPAVVADPGAPRDWSAQAEDLLERLRLAGGPAIRSAHHIGSTSVPGLVAKDVLDLQLGVADLDAADHLSEALHLAGFPRLPGHWWDSAKDGVPAEVWPKRFHANADPGRPVNLHVRVRDGPGWQFALLFRDWLRADTGARAEYARLKRELVDRCETTGDYAEAKEPWFDHAWPRMRAWAAETGWVPPPS
- a CDS encoding exodeoxyribonuclease VII small subunit yields the protein MAEPATVLLTGFEPFDGARTNPSIDAVRLVAEQWRRPERLVTAQLPVSYERAAERLERLLAEYEPTLVVATGLAAARPGISLERLAVNLCDAPIPDNDGAQPAEVAVVDGGPTGLWTSLPVKRALVALHAADIPAVLSMTAGTYVCNAVFYRASAWAETEPGRRRAGFVHVPATEQLDLASIARALHVVLEEALDPRPDLTATSGSVS
- the rpsA gene encoding 30S ribosomal protein S1 yields the protein MTITSPATTNAPQVAVNDIGSEEDFLAAVDATIKYFNDGDIVEGTVVKVDRDEVLLDIGYKTEGVILSRELSIKHDVDPDEVVAVGDAVEALVLQKEDKEGRLLLSKKRAQYERAWGTIEKIKEEDGVVTGTVIEVVKGGLILDIGLRGFLPASLVEMRRVRDLQPYIGQEIEAKIIELDKNRNNVVLSRRAWLEQTQSEVRSTFLQTLQKGQVRPGVVSSIVNFGAFVDLGGVDGLVHVSELSWKHIDHPNEIVEVGQEVTVEVLDVDFDRERVSLSLKATQEDPWQAFARTHAIGQVVPGKVTKLVPFGAFVRVEDGIEGLVHISELAQRHVEVPEQVAKVDDEVFVKVIDIDLERRRISLSLKQANDGVDLAGDDFDPSLYGMAAEYDEQGNYKYPEGFDPETNEWLEGYETQREAWEEQYAKAHARWEAHKAQVQRAIEADAESAAAPAPASSGSSSSEPAAESSYTSAPVEGGGTLASDEALAALREKLTGN
- a CDS encoding class I SAM-dependent methyltransferase, with the translated sequence MQTAGDEHGDERLASAGFHQVDAATSQDAAAANARWWSETAEEYLDEHGAFLGPADFCWCPEGVRESEAGLLGPLSSLRGQRVLEIGAGAAQCSRWLRRHGVDALATDVAPGMAEAAARLDAETGIDVPFLTADARELPLADAAFDVVFTAFGAIPFVPDSGRVHAEAARVLRPGGRWVCSVTHPVRWAFPDDPTSAGLTAVRSYFDRTPYSEVDATGRHVYAEFHRTVGDHVRELVAAGFDVLDLVEPEWPAQNTNVWGGWGPERGEFLPGTLILVARRRTR
- the polA gene encoding DNA polymerase I, with protein sequence MQPRLSGVSDTARPRLLLIDGHSMAYRAFFALPAENFSTTTGQTTNAVYGFTSMLINLLRDEDPTHVAVAFDVSSQTFRKETYADYKGTRDETPQEFRGQIPLIEEVLAALGITTLGREGFEADDILATLATQAEAAGYDVLICSGDRDTYQLVNESVTVLYPRKGVSDLVRMTPAAVQEKYGVSPAQYSDLAALVGETSDNLPGVPGVGPKTAAKWILAHEGLEGIVTDAPSITGKAGQSLRDHLDQVLLNRQLNQLLRDMELPVGLDDLPRRAFEREKVHQVFDALEFRVLRDRLFEMDAGDAESATAESFDLDVTALTPGGLQEWLDTHATGRVGVDVRGTVASGAGDAWGMAVAAEGGAVLTVDLTEITPDDESALATWLADPGREKVLHDAKAGWHCLDGRGLVLAGVSFDTATAAYLCHPDQRSYALADLTVRFLGRELRTEGSDGAQQMLVLDGPDEAELSAVRAAAVVELAVVLTDQLNDRASGALLTDLELPVADVLAQMEKAGIGADSEYLRGLEREFDQRVRDAASQAYEVIGREVNLSSPKQLQEVLFGDLEMPKTRKTKTGYTTDADALADLYTKTEHPFLEHLLTHRDQIRLRQTVEGLLRTVAPDGRIHTTYSQTIAATGRLSSADPNLQNIPIRTEEGHRIRAAFVVGAGYESLLTADYSQIEMRIMAHLSGDDGLIEAFRSGEDLHSFVGSRVFDVAPEAVTASMRSKIKAMSYGLAYGLSAFGLSRQLKIDTGEARGLMEEYFERFGGVRDYLASVVDGARVNGYTETILGRRRYLPDLTSDNRQRREMAERMALNAPIQGSAADLIKVAMIGVQAAFTEQNLRSRLLLQVHDELVVEVAPGEAEVAEAVLREQMGAAADLAVPLEVSVGTGSNWRDAGH
- a CDS encoding hotdog fold thioesterase, encoding MTDTSDSALTEPTDLTAWDLRGTLVEKLGIELLETRPERAVGRMPVDGNTQPAGLLHGGASAALAETLASIAATLHAGRGRAAVGLDLNATHHRAVRTGWVRGTAQALHLGRTTAAYEIAVLEEGSDRRVCTARLTCMLLDSA
- a CDS encoding GNAT family N-acetyltransferase, translating into MKLSAVRARLAEPSDLAAVLPLVRSARADSPLGPQFVAPEVAGLETHLRAWFEMPESRLVIAEVDSELIGLALLQCVSPGLLCDVPYLQVEALYVHGDHRRQGAGRALMQQGAIEAARHGAERIVTVPLTGARSEQRFFSGLGFSPAGSRRVAETASVLRRLELAPSATRERRTRGLDELIARRRRSRGLPETPARGVDLTALVERSQAESRSMHVNRAVQTRRSDPSSSTAIS